Proteins encoded together in one Lutra lutra chromosome 4, mLutLut1.2, whole genome shotgun sequence window:
- the LOC125097434 gene encoding LOW QUALITY PROTEIN: tyrosine-protein phosphatase non-receptor type 11-like (The sequence of the model RefSeq protein was modified relative to this genomic sequence to represent the inferred CDS: inserted 3 bases in 3 codons), with product MALGQSDAAEDRGLATGPEDSPGRARGTRHRLRAEVPNGGCVGGAGWHLSHSPPPPHQPQGCFCSSLSLGPRGPTPCPQPSEPAGGHCPWQAISTGPRQAPWGRVRVGQDFGSPEGTQLSSQLCSVATCGARSTWFHPNISAVEAEKLLLSGDQHRSFLVRPSKSSPGXFTLSGRRHNEVAYINVQNTGDYYDLYGGEKFATLGEVVHHYTGQRGGLLRERSGAPVELRQPLGYQDPVSDRWYHGHLSGKEAEPLLMEKGRLGTFLVRESQSKPGGFVLSVLTPRPERADLQPQVTHITIHFQPDGKYDVGGGKXFDSLADLVERYRKNPMLEKSGTVMQLKQPLKAARINAASIESRVRGLSGPTGARGKAKQGFWEEFEMLQQQECWLLYPREEGQRLENKPKNRYKNILPFDTTRVTLRDVDDTVPGADYINANYIRSDPEKPGHGPGKVYIATQGCLQSTVAAFWAMVHQENTWVIVMATREVERGRIGNKCFRYWPELQGSQEYGRVRIFNLAEYQAQGYCMRELQVWRPDQEEPRRTVKHYQYFSWPDHGVPAEPSGVLGFLDEVNRAQSSMPGAGPMVVHCSAGIGRTGPVIVIDILVDLIRRQGLHCDTDVPRTIRLARRQRSGMXQTEAQYEFGHLALRRHIPAERLRLREQRRPPEEPYYLNVGLGSADPGRSAAPVSSRAPAAIPEATGGEYENLRSPAR from the exons ATGGCCCTGGGTCAGTCAGATGCTGCTGAGGACCGAGGCCTGGCCACAGGCCCCGAAGACAG CCCTGGCAGGGCCAGAGGCACCAGGCACAGACTTCGAGCCGAGGTTCCTAATGGTGGCTGTgtggggggtgctgggtggcatCTGtcccactcacccccaccccctcaccagcCGCAGGGATGTTTCTGCTCATCTTTGTCCCTGGGACCCCGTGGCCCCACTCCTTGCCCACAGCCCTCAGAGCCAGCCGGTGGCCATTGCCCATGGCAGGCTATAAGCACTGGCCCACGACAGGCCCCATGGGGCAGGGTGCGTGTGGGCCAGGACTTTGGGAGCCCAGAGGGCACTCAGTTGTCATCCCAGCTCTGCAGCGTGGCCACTTGTGGTGCTCGTTCCACATGGTTTCACCCTAACATCAGTGCAGTTGAGGCAGAGAAGCTGCTCCTGTCCGGGGACCAGCACAGGAGCTTCCTGGTGAGACCCAGCAAGAGCTCCCCCG GCTTCACACTGTCCGGCAG GCGCCACAATGAGGTAGCCTACATCAATGTCCAGAACACGGGCGACTACTACGATCTCTACGGAGGGGAGAAGTTCGCCACGCTGGGCGAGGTGGTGCACCACTACACAGGCCAGCGTGGGGGGCTGCTCCGTGAGCGCAGCGGGGCCCCCGTAGAGCTCCGGCAGCCACTGGGCTACCAGGACCCTGTCTCTGATCG GTGGTACCATGGACACCTGTCTGGCAAGGAGGCCGAGCCGCTGCTGATGGAAAAAGGACGTCTGGGCACCTTCCTGGTGCGGGAAAGTCAGAGCAAGCCTGGGGGCTTCGTGCTGTCCGTGCTCACACCGAGGCCTGAGAGGGCCGACCTCCAGCCGCAGGTCACACACATCACGATCCACTTCCAG CCAGATGGGAAGTACGAcgtgggaggaggga agttCGACTCCCTCGCTGACCTGGTGGAGCGCTACAGGAAGAACCCGATGCTGGAGAAGTCGGGGACCGTGATGCAGCTCAAGCAG CCCCTCAAAGCAGCGAGGATCAACGCCGCGAGCATTGAGAGCCGAGTGCGAGGGCTCAGCGGGCCCACTGGTGCCCGCGGGAAGGCCAAGCAGGGCTTCTGGGAAGAATTTGAG ATGCTGCAGCAGCAGGAATGTTGGCTCCTGTACCCCCGGGAGGAGGGGCAGCGGCTGGAGAACAAGCCCAAGAATCGCTACAAGAACATCCTTCCCT TTGATACCACCCGTGTCACTCTGCGTGATGTGGACGACACCGTGCCTGGAGCCGACTACATCAACGCCAACTACATCAGG AGCGATCCGGAGAAGCCAGGTCACGGACCGGGCAAGGTGTACATCGCCACCCAGGGCTGTCTGCAAAGCACAGTGGCTGCCTTCTGGGCAATGGTGCACCAGGAGAACACGTGGGTCATTGTCATGGCCACGAGGGAGGTGGAGCGAGGCCGGATAGGA AACAAATGCTTCCGGTACTGGCCCGAGCTGCAGGGCAGCCAAGAATATGGCCGTGTGCGTATTTTCAACTTGGCAGAGTACCAAGCCCAGGGCTACTGCATGCGGGAACTACAGGTGTGGCGGCCAGATCAG GAGGAGCCGCGGCGCACAGTGAAGCACTACCAGTACTTCAGCTGGCCAGACCACGGGGTCCCGGCCGAGCCCTCCGGCGTCCTCGGCTTCCTGGATGAGGTGAACAGGGCCCAGAGCAGCATGCCGGGGGCTGGACCCATGGTGGTGCACTGCAG CGCCGGCATCGGACGCACTGGCCCCGTCATCGTGATTGACATCCTGGTGGACCTCATCCGCAGGCAGG GTCTGCACTGCGACACCGACGTGCCCAGGACCATCCGGCTGGCGCGGCGGCAGCGCTCGGGGA TGCAGACCGAGGCGCAGTACGAGTTCGGGCACCTGGCGCTGCGGCGGCACATCCCGGCCGAGCGGCTGCGCCTGCGCgagcag CGCCGGCCGCCGGAGGAGCCCTACTACCTGAACGTGGGCCTCGGGTCGGCGGACCCCGGCCGCAGCGCTGCCCCCGTGTCGTCTCGGGCGCCGGCGGC GATCCCAGAGGCGACCGGCGGCGAGTACGAGAACCTGCGGAGCCCCGCGCGGTGA